A section of the Clostridium felsineum DSM 794 genome encodes:
- a CDS encoding amino acid ABC transporter ATP-binding protein: protein MIELKGINKTFGKNHVLKGVDIKVSKGDVVVILGPSGSGKTTLLRCINFLEKADEGELTIGKDTIKLRHASKKDILKVRKKTAMVFQNYNLFNNKTVIDNVMEGLVTARRIPKKEAEKISKEVLNKVGLAEKYDFYPSELSGGQQQRVGIARALALNPEVILFDEPTSALDPELVGDVLEVMKKVAKEGITMIVVTHEMSFAYDIANKIVFMEDGVVVEEGTPNEIFRNAKEERTRKFLKRIVPEWSYTI, encoded by the coding sequence TTGATAGAATTAAAGGGAATTAATAAGACCTTTGGTAAAAACCATGTGTTAAAGGGTGTGGATATAAAGGTCAGTAAAGGTGATGTAGTTGTAATATTAGGTCCAAGTGGATCTGGAAAGACAACGTTACTAAGGTGCATAAATTTTTTGGAAAAGGCAGATGAAGGTGAACTTACTATAGGTAAAGATACAATAAAATTAAGACATGCATCTAAAAAAGATATTTTGAAGGTGAGAAAAAAAACTGCCATGGTATTTCAAAATTATAATCTCTTTAATAATAAAACAGTAATAGACAATGTAATGGAAGGCCTTGTAACTGCAAGAAGGATTCCCAAAAAGGAAGCTGAGAAAATAAGTAAAGAGGTATTGAATAAAGTTGGACTAGCTGAAAAATATGACTTTTATCCATCAGAGCTGTCTGGAGGTCAGCAGCAGAGAGTTGGAATAGCAAGGGCATTAGCCTTGAACCCAGAGGTTATATTATTTGACGAACCAACCTCAGCATTAGATCCAGAGCTTGTAGGAGATGTGCTGGAGGTTATGAAAAAAGTGGCTAAAGAAGGAATAACAATGATTGTAGTTACTCATGAAATGTCCTTTGCCTATGACATTGCAAATAAAATTGTGTTTATGGAGGATGGAGTTGTTGTAGAAGAAGGTACACCAAATGAGATATTTAGAAATGCAAAAGAGGAAAGAACACGAAAATTTTTAAAGAGAATAGTTCCAGAATGGAGTTATACTATTTAA
- a CDS encoding amino acid ABC transporter permease — MNFDFSFMLVALRAALKATPTTLLLTIVPFIIGLIFGTLLAVFRIFKIKVLAKISQIYVVIIRGIPIVLLLLIVYFSTNQIIDVFGKRLHLKIRFKDINTIYIAYVALSLYAIAAIEEVVRGAFLSVGKGQFEASYSVGLTRIQTVRRIIIPQALPIALPTLCSTVIGLIKGSSLAYMVAVIDLLNAAIITANANYKFLEVYVAAAIIYWGLTIVIEGISGVLERKLALCSRRGIS; from the coding sequence ATGAATTTTGATTTTAGTTTTATGTTAGTGGCATTAAGAGCGGCACTTAAGGCGACTCCAACTACGTTACTATTAACTATAGTTCCGTTTATAATTGGACTTATTTTTGGAACACTGCTAGCTGTTTTTAGAATATTTAAAATTAAGGTATTAGCGAAAATATCACAGATATATGTAGTCATAATTAGAGGTATACCAATAGTTTTGTTATTATTGATAGTCTACTTTTCCACAAATCAAATTATAGATGTTTTTGGGAAAAGGTTACATCTAAAAATTAGATTTAAAGATATAAATACAATATACATAGCATACGTAGCATTGTCACTTTATGCTATAGCAGCAATAGAAGAAGTAGTAAGAGGAGCATTTTTATCTGTAGGGAAAGGTCAATTTGAAGCTAGTTATTCAGTTGGACTTACAAGAATACAAACTGTAAGGAGAATAATAATACCACAAGCATTACCCATAGCACTTCCTACTTTATGTAGTACGGTAATAGGGCTTATAAAGGGGTCATCATTAGCTTATATGGTGGCAGTAATTGATCTTTTAAATGCAGCAATAATAACAGCTAATGCAAACTACAAATTTTTGGAGGTATATGTGGCAGCAGCAATAATATATTGGGGACTTACAATTGTTATTGAGGGAATTTCAGGTGTATTAGAGAGAAAATTAGCACTATGCAGTAGGAGGGGAATAAGTTGA
- a CDS encoding amino acid ABC transporter permease — protein MGKLFDANAMFQYFPKILAHLNITLLIVSASIILGAVLGIVLSIFRLYKVPVLNQLSIVYISFVRGTPIIVQMFIVFYGLPLVLNSFNIDINRWDKLYFVIVTYALNSAAFLAEIFRASIGSVPIGQTEAAYSVGLNKIQAFTRIVFPQAIITALPSLGTTLVGLLQDTSIAFTLGIIDVMGEVQAIAANTRRTIEGYVDAAIIFVILATIIEKLFSSVERRLIIRKQS, from the coding sequence ATGGGAAAACTATTTGACGCAAATGCTATGTTTCAGTATTTTCCTAAAATATTAGCACATTTAAATATTACTTTATTAATTGTGTCAGCTTCAATTATATTGGGTGCAGTTTTAGGAATAGTATTGTCTATCTTTAGACTATATAAGGTACCTGTACTTAATCAATTATCAATAGTTTATATATCATTTGTTCGTGGAACACCAATAATAGTACAAATGTTTATAGTATTTTACGGACTACCTTTAGTTCTGAACTCATTTAATATTGATATAAATAGATGGGACAAACTATATTTTGTAATTGTAACCTATGCCTTAAATTCAGCGGCCTTTTTAGCAGAAATATTTAGGGCATCAATTGGAAGTGTACCAATAGGACAAACAGAAGCTGCTTACTCAGTAGGATTGAATAAAATCCAAGCATTTACGAGAATAGTATTTCCGCAAGCAATAATAACAGCTCTACCAAGCTTAGGTACTACACTAGTTGGATTATTGCAGGATACCTCTATAGCATTTACTTTAGGGATAATTGATGTAATGGGTGAGGTACAAGCGATTGCAGCAAATACACGAAGAACCATCGAAGGATATGTGGATGCGGCAATAATATTTGTTATATTAGCTACAATAATAGAAAAATTGTTTAGCAGTGTTGAAAGACGATTAATAATAAGAAAACAAAGCTGA
- a CDS encoding transporter substrate-binding domain-containing protein: MKKLKVLRVLVLGIVVGMVATGCSAKNNSSASASNPKKVVIAIGNAYKPYCYLDSKGKLVGYEVDVLNAINKKLPQYKFEYDQYDFKDVLISVESGKADVGAHQIEKNQDREKLFLYSKVPTDIYNLRLVVKNGRTDINSLADLKGKTVETVSGSNSAYVLDSYNKAHNNLFKIVYSSEDSATLVNNVSNGKYDAFLDIKRSVADYNKQFGNKLQIVGPIVASSSAYHVFNKKNTQLEADFEKALKEIKTDGTLSKLSIKDLGADYTKND; the protein is encoded by the coding sequence ATGAAGAAATTGAAAGTGTTAAGAGTTCTTGTTTTAGGAATTGTAGTAGGAATGGTAGCTACAGGTTGTTCTGCTAAAAATAACAGTTCAGCATCAGCGTCTAATCCAAAGAAAGTAGTTATAGCTATAGGTAATGCCTACAAACCGTATTGCTATTTAGATAGTAAAGGAAAACTTGTTGGTTATGAAGTGGACGTATTAAATGCAATAAATAAAAAATTACCACAATATAAATTTGAATATGATCAATATGATTTTAAAGATGTTTTAATCAGTGTGGAATCTGGAAAGGCAGATGTGGGAGCTCATCAGATAGAAAAAAACCAAGATAGAGAAAAATTATTCTTATATTCAAAGGTTCCAACAGATATATATAATTTAAGACTTGTTGTTAAAAATGGTAGAACGGATATAAATTCATTAGCAGATTTAAAGGGAAAGACGGTTGAAACAGTATCAGGAAGCAATTCGGCATATGTATTAGACTCTTATAATAAAGCACATAACAACTTATTTAAGATAGTTTACTCTTCAGAGGATTCAGCAACACTAGTAAATAACGTTTCTAATGGAAAGTATGATGCATTTTTAGACATTAAAAGATCTGTAGCTGATTACAATAAGCAGTTTGGAAATAAGCTTCAAATTGTAGGACCAATAGTTGCTTCATCTTCTGCTTACCATGTATTTAATAAGAAGAATACACAATTGGAAGCTGACTTTGAAAAGGCATTGAAGGAAATAAAAACTGACGGAACATTATCAAAGCTTTCAATAAAAGATTTAGGTGCAGATTATACAAAAAATGATTAG